The following coding sequences are from one Scylla paramamosain isolate STU-SP2022 chromosome 21, ASM3559412v1, whole genome shotgun sequence window:
- the LOC135110898 gene encoding mucin-2-like isoform X1: protein MVVPLPRRCSSKDDIQKHAEHALRAGVTHFLWESIPSSLDHATGEEPGKWSGRAGAAHVLPQPRRSHLHHTCGSSLPRCNTPPSTRGAGLVIMPKIQKYKAASTGEDTSFRSTAQLHPKIRPLTRILANSSLISDAQSTVNKSKSTTNSANTNVKISKPVVETTGTPHTTNINNITSENESENKSDNKVAELVLPENTVEVHFIPDSEGNITRIPGRSDIVQLRHHGRLITLPVVPTDSEQSKTQNTSHSYKGSETAAQETQESPVDFSPGGPRGDPLLARTAQATSPSPAGNISVDSGVLDVSGGSSSEALSLPSTELFREDPALTGNDLTPTPPAKLPSIESAFSRVGEVFHTHDVPIIISSSLASEPPTAHTSDPAPSYTTLRTVSSLYSPSYAGPSQLLAHSTPSTLPSPPTSSSVGPDSLYVDATANISHYQPVTPPGTLLTSTDPGHIHHLMPAIHTYPAEYAIRHGDQATTTPGMGLPYPYSSSASPSTLARTLRAPPHSNTTPITTTSTTAGVAGMRGLVAGSGTIPRTGPGSRGGRARSQRVHEKLSREEYKKSACDRERTRMRDMNNAFDLLRERLPFCRPPGKKCSKMDSLSGRDRFPSKLETLRLAIRYIRHLANTLSCPVDAIYPDYDPPPYNVTSVPPNLRLQQRLYAPQSVSAHSSALALYSSGPSLEGLDYPYMPQTLATSMSHDYLREPFWQTDTPLPEYQY from the exons ATGGTAGTGCCCCTCCCAAGACGCTGCTCCAGCAAAGATGACATTCAGAAACATGCCGAACATGCTCTGCGAGCAGGTGTCACGCACTTCCTCTGGGAAAGTATTCCCTCCTCCCTGGACCATGCGACGGGGGAGGAGCCAGGGAAGTGGAGTGGGAGGGCTGGTGCCGCACACGTGCTTCCGCAGCCTCGCCGTTCACACCTGCATCACACCTGCGGCTCCTCACTACCACGGTGCAACACTCCTCCCAGTACAA GAGGCGCCGGGCTCGTCATCATGCCCAAGATCCAGAAATACAAGGCAGCATCCACTGGCGAAGATACAAGTTTCCGCAGCACTGCTCAGCTGCATCCTAAGATTCGTCCCTTGACACGAATTCTCGCTAACTCATCTCTCATTTCCGATGCTCAAAGCACAGTCAATAAGAGCAAGAGCACCACTAATAGCGCAAACACCAATGTCAAAATTTCTAAACCCGTTGTAGAAACGACAGGAACACCACATACAACCAATATAAACAACATTACTAGCGAGAACGAGAGTGAAAATAAGTCAGACAACAAAGTAGCTGAGCTGGTCCTTCCAGAAAACACTGTGGAGGTGCACTTCATTCCCGATTCTGAGGGAAACATCACACGCATCCCAGGGCGCAGCGATATAGTTCAGCTGCGGCACCATGGTCGCCTCATCACTTTGCCCGTTGTCCCCACGGACTCAGAACAGagcaaaactcaaaatacatcccACTCTTACAAAGGTTCCGAAACAGCTGCGCAAGAAACTCAAGAATCACCCGTGGATTTCAGCCCTGGGGGACCTCGAGGGGATCCATTGCTCGCCAGAACAGCTCAGgcgacctctccctctcctgccgGTAACATTTCTGTAGATTCTGGTGTCCTGGACGTGTCTGGAGGGAGCAGTAGTGAGGCTCTCAGTCTGCCATCCACCGAGCTCTTCCGAGAGGATCCTGCTCTCACAGGCAACGATCTCACGCCCACACCTCCCGCTAAACTTCCGAGCATAGAGAGTGCATTCAGCAGGGTGGGAGAGGTGTTCCATACCCACGACGTgcccatcatcatcagcagcagcttGGCCTCAGAACCACCCACTGCTCACACCTCTGATCCCGCGCCCTCCTACACCACCCTCAG AACTGTCTCCTCCCTGTACAGCCCCTCATACGCCGGACCCTCGCAGCTACTCGCCCATTCTACCCCAAGTACTCTTCCATCCCCACCCACATCCAGTTCTGTCGGCCCCGATTCTCTATACGTTGATGCCACGGCGAATATTAGCCACTACCAGCCAGTCACCCCGCCAGGTACCCTACTCACATCCACAGATCCCGGCCACATCCATCACTTAATGCCAGCAATCCACACCTATCCTGCCGAGTACGCCATCAG ACATGGAGACCAAGCCACCACCACGCCGGGGATGGGGCTGCCATACCCTTACTCCTCTTCTGCGTCCCCCTCCACACTGGCTAGGACACTCCGAGCTCCGCCTCATAGCAATACCACCCCCattactactacctccaccacgg CTGGTGTGGCAGGCATGCGTGGGTTGGTAGCTGGCAGTGGAACCATTCCCCGCACGGGACCAGGATCCAGGGGCGGCAGAGCACGCTCCCAGAGAGTTCATGAGAAGCTTTCCAGAGAag AATACAAAAAGTCAGCTTGTGACagagagaggacgaggatgCGAGATATGAACAACGCCTTCGACCTGTTGCGGGAGCGCCTGCCCTTCTGCCGACCCCCGGGCAAGAAGTGCTCTAAGATGGACAGTCTGAG tgggcGAGACCGTTTTCCTTCCAAGCTGGAAACTCTGAG ATTGGCTATCCGCTACATCCGTCACCTGGCCAACACCCTCTCCTGCCCTGTTGATGCCATTTATCCGGACTACGACCCTCCGCCCTACAACGTCACCTCTGTTCCACCAAATCTCAGACTCCAGCAGAGGCTCTACGCACCACAGTCCGTCTCGGCGCACTCATCTGCCTTAGCCCTCTACTCCTCTGGTCCTTCACTGGAGGGACTGGACTATCCCTACATGCCTCAGACCCTCGCCACCTCCATGTCCCACGATTACCTCCGAGAGCCTTTCTGGCAAACTGATACACCACTTCCAGAGTACCAGTACTAA
- the LOC135110898 gene encoding mucin-2-like isoform X2 has translation MPKIQKYKAASTGEDTSFRSTAQLHPKIRPLTRILANSSLISDAQSTVNKSKSTTNSANTNVKISKPVVETTGTPHTTNINNITSENESENKSDNKVAELVLPENTVEVHFIPDSEGNITRIPGRSDIVQLRHHGRLITLPVVPTDSEQSKTQNTSHSYKGSETAAQETQESPVDFSPGGPRGDPLLARTAQATSPSPAGNISVDSGVLDVSGGSSSEALSLPSTELFREDPALTGNDLTPTPPAKLPSIESAFSRVGEVFHTHDVPIIISSSLASEPPTAHTSDPAPSYTTLRTVSSLYSPSYAGPSQLLAHSTPSTLPSPPTSSSVGPDSLYVDATANISHYQPVTPPGTLLTSTDPGHIHHLMPAIHTYPAEYAIRHGDQATTTPGMGLPYPYSSSASPSTLARTLRAPPHSNTTPITTTSTTAGVAGMRGLVAGSGTIPRTGPGSRGGRARSQRVHEKLSREEYKKSACDRERTRMRDMNNAFDLLRERLPFCRPPGKKCSKMDSLSGRDRFPSKLETLRLAIRYIRHLANTLSCPVDAIYPDYDPPPYNVTSVPPNLRLQQRLYAPQSVSAHSSALALYSSGPSLEGLDYPYMPQTLATSMSHDYLREPFWQTDTPLPEYQY, from the exons ATGCCCAAGATCCAGAAATACAAGGCAGCATCCACTGGCGAAGATACAAGTTTCCGCAGCACTGCTCAGCTGCATCCTAAGATTCGTCCCTTGACACGAATTCTCGCTAACTCATCTCTCATTTCCGATGCTCAAAGCACAGTCAATAAGAGCAAGAGCACCACTAATAGCGCAAACACCAATGTCAAAATTTCTAAACCCGTTGTAGAAACGACAGGAACACCACATACAACCAATATAAACAACATTACTAGCGAGAACGAGAGTGAAAATAAGTCAGACAACAAAGTAGCTGAGCTGGTCCTTCCAGAAAACACTGTGGAGGTGCACTTCATTCCCGATTCTGAGGGAAACATCACACGCATCCCAGGGCGCAGCGATATAGTTCAGCTGCGGCACCATGGTCGCCTCATCACTTTGCCCGTTGTCCCCACGGACTCAGAACAGagcaaaactcaaaatacatcccACTCTTACAAAGGTTCCGAAACAGCTGCGCAAGAAACTCAAGAATCACCCGTGGATTTCAGCCCTGGGGGACCTCGAGGGGATCCATTGCTCGCCAGAACAGCTCAGgcgacctctccctctcctgccgGTAACATTTCTGTAGATTCTGGTGTCCTGGACGTGTCTGGAGGGAGCAGTAGTGAGGCTCTCAGTCTGCCATCCACCGAGCTCTTCCGAGAGGATCCTGCTCTCACAGGCAACGATCTCACGCCCACACCTCCCGCTAAACTTCCGAGCATAGAGAGTGCATTCAGCAGGGTGGGAGAGGTGTTCCATACCCACGACGTgcccatcatcatcagcagcagcttGGCCTCAGAACCACCCACTGCTCACACCTCTGATCCCGCGCCCTCCTACACCACCCTCAG AACTGTCTCCTCCCTGTACAGCCCCTCATACGCCGGACCCTCGCAGCTACTCGCCCATTCTACCCCAAGTACTCTTCCATCCCCACCCACATCCAGTTCTGTCGGCCCCGATTCTCTATACGTTGATGCCACGGCGAATATTAGCCACTACCAGCCAGTCACCCCGCCAGGTACCCTACTCACATCCACAGATCCCGGCCACATCCATCACTTAATGCCAGCAATCCACACCTATCCTGCCGAGTACGCCATCAG ACATGGAGACCAAGCCACCACCACGCCGGGGATGGGGCTGCCATACCCTTACTCCTCTTCTGCGTCCCCCTCCACACTGGCTAGGACACTCCGAGCTCCGCCTCATAGCAATACCACCCCCattactactacctccaccacgg CTGGTGTGGCAGGCATGCGTGGGTTGGTAGCTGGCAGTGGAACCATTCCCCGCACGGGACCAGGATCCAGGGGCGGCAGAGCACGCTCCCAGAGAGTTCATGAGAAGCTTTCCAGAGAag AATACAAAAAGTCAGCTTGTGACagagagaggacgaggatgCGAGATATGAACAACGCCTTCGACCTGTTGCGGGAGCGCCTGCCCTTCTGCCGACCCCCGGGCAAGAAGTGCTCTAAGATGGACAGTCTGAG tgggcGAGACCGTTTTCCTTCCAAGCTGGAAACTCTGAG ATTGGCTATCCGCTACATCCGTCACCTGGCCAACACCCTCTCCTGCCCTGTTGATGCCATTTATCCGGACTACGACCCTCCGCCCTACAACGTCACCTCTGTTCCACCAAATCTCAGACTCCAGCAGAGGCTCTACGCACCACAGTCCGTCTCGGCGCACTCATCTGCCTTAGCCCTCTACTCCTCTGGTCCTTCACTGGAGGGACTGGACTATCCCTACATGCCTCAGACCCTCGCCACCTCCATGTCCCACGATTACCTCCGAGAGCCTTTCTGGCAAACTGATACACCACTTCCAGAGTACCAGTACTAA